From a region of the Oryza sativa Japonica Group chromosome 6, ASM3414082v1 genome:
- the LOC112939359 gene encoding LOW QUALITY PROTEIN: MADS-box transcription factor 23-like (The sequence of the model RefSeq protein was modified relative to this genomic sequence to represent the inferred CDS: inserted 1 base in 1 codon), protein MVHPRGRPSKGRQAIGIRRIEDKXRRHVTFTKRRAGLFRKASELSILTGAAVAVLVFSEANHPRRRPPQPLLRARPRVHDCEPEALRRAADEAKVEVARLRDVAGRRFWWWWEATNVEALGEAELPEFARALGRVRAAVVRRHAL, encoded by the exons ATGGTTCATCCGCGCGGGAGGCCGAGCAAGGGGCGGCAGGCGATCGGGATCCGCCGCATCGAGGACA CCCGGCGGCACGTCACCTTCACCAAGAGGCGGGCCGGGCTGTTCAGGAAGGCCTCGGAGCTCTCCATCCTCACCGGtgcggccgtcgccgtcctcgtcttctCCGAGGCCAACCACCC acgacgccgtcctccgcaGCCGCTGCTACGCGCCCGCCCCCGTGTCCACGACTGCGAGCCCGAGGCGTtgaggcgggcggcggacgaggccAAGGTGGAGGTGGCGCGGCTGCGCGACGTCGCGGGGAGGCGgttctggtggtggtgggaggccACCAACGTCGAGGCGCTCGGGGAGGCGGAGCTGCCGGAGTTCGCCAGGGCGCTTGGGAGGGTCAGGGCCGCCGTCGTGCGCCGCCACGCGCTCTGA